Proteins encoded by one window of Desulfovibrio ferrophilus:
- a CDS encoding 3'-5' exonuclease produces MIDIEQYRRKISKDEINELPLQGYEGDIMLVTNEEDAEYAVNEIADEPLLGFDTESRPAFKKGMYFLPSLIQIATSSKVYIFQLSKTPFPEALRAIFEDKKVIKSGVAVRDDVKDLQKLEPFKDAGFLDLGAIALEHKLETHGLRNLAAKFLGIRISKAARCTNWANKSLTKAQIRYAATDAWISRELFLQMNDAGLIPTNGNGKKPKKK; encoded by the coding sequence ATGATCGACATCGAACAATATCGCAGAAAAATCAGTAAGGACGAGATCAACGAGCTCCCCCTCCAAGGCTATGAGGGCGACATCATGCTCGTGACCAATGAGGAAGACGCCGAGTACGCCGTAAACGAAATCGCGGACGAACCGCTCTTGGGATTCGATACCGAGTCCCGCCCCGCCTTCAAGAAAGGCATGTACTTCCTGCCTTCCCTCATTCAGATCGCCACCAGCTCAAAGGTTTACATCTTTCAGCTCTCCAAGACCCCTTTCCCCGAAGCCCTCAGAGCCATCTTCGAGGACAAGAAGGTCATCAAGTCCGGCGTTGCCGTGCGTGATGACGTCAAGGATCTGCAAAAGCTGGAACCCTTCAAGGACGCTGGGTTCCTGGACCTGGGCGCCATCGCCCTGGAGCACAAGCTGGAGACCCATGGCCTGCGCAACCTTGCCGCAAAATTCCTGGGTATCCGTATCTCCAAGGCTGCGCGCTGTACCAACTGGGCGAACAAGAGCCTGACCAAGGCCCAAATTCGCTACGCCGCCACCGACGCCTGGATCAGCCGTGAACTGTTCCTGCAGATGAATGATGCAGGACTGATTCCCACCAACGGCAACGGGAAAAAACCCAAAAAGAAATAG
- a CDS encoding ABC transporter substrate-binding protein encodes MKRFALLIALILSIALMAGCGEQKEEKVEKKEAKPAAAAKVSAEKGVLRLAMDADPVSLDPHVQLSGGMLQYSHMVFDPLVRWTKDMQFEPRLATKWERTDPLTVRFTLRQGVKFHSGNAFTAKDVVWTVNRLKISPDFKGLFEIFESATAIDDFTVELKTKVPYPLLLNMATYIFPMDSVFYTGTDEAGNPKDAIVKVGPSYALTHESGTGKYKVTHREQGVRMEFTKFAEYWDTEAGNVDKIILTPIKEDATRVAAMLSGDVDFIMPVPPQDYDRLEKDPNVNLITMAGSRIITMQLNQKRRPELANKKVRQAIAYAVNNEGIVEKIMKGKAMAAAQQAPEGYLGYVAELKPRFDLEKAKQLMKEAGYENGFTCTMIAPNNRYVNDEKIAQAFASMVAKIGIKVELKTMPKAQYWDEFDARAADIQMIGWHPDTEDSANYTEYLLMCFNADTGLGQYNSGNYCNPEVDKLIADSNAETDVAKRTAMLQQVERILYDDAAFIPLHWQYLSWAVSPQVKNADEIVNVMNFPYFGNLKMD; translated from the coding sequence ATGAAACGTTTTGCATTGCTGATCGCGCTCATCCTGTCCATCGCTCTGATGGCCGGTTGCGGCGAGCAGAAAGAAGAAAAAGTGGAAAAGAAAGAGGCCAAACCTGCCGCGGCAGCCAAGGTTTCCGCAGAAAAGGGTGTCCTGCGCCTGGCCATGGATGCCGACCCCGTATCCCTGGACCCTCATGTCCAGCTGTCCGGCGGCATGCTGCAGTACTCGCACATGGTGTTTGATCCCCTGGTCCGCTGGACCAAGGACATGCAGTTCGAGCCCCGTCTGGCCACCAAGTGGGAGCGCACTGATCCCCTGACCGTCCGCTTTACCCTGCGTCAGGGCGTCAAGTTCCACTCTGGCAATGCTTTCACTGCCAAGGACGTTGTCTGGACCGTGAACCGCCTGAAGATCAGCCCTGACTTCAAGGGTCTGTTCGAAATCTTTGAATCCGCCACTGCCATCGACGATTTCACCGTCGAGCTGAAGACCAAGGTGCCCTATCCGCTGCTGCTGAACATGGCCACCTACATCTTCCCCATGGACAGCGTGTTCTACACCGGTACCGATGAAGCCGGTAATCCCAAGGACGCCATCGTCAAGGTTGGCCCCTCCTACGCTCTGACTCACGAGTCCGGCACCGGCAAATACAAGGTCACCCATCGCGAGCAGGGCGTTCGCATGGAATTCACCAAGTTCGCCGAATACTGGGATACCGAGGCAGGTAACGTCGACAAGATCATCCTGACCCCGATCAAGGAAGACGCCACCCGCGTGGCAGCCATGCTTTCCGGTGACGTGGACTTCATCATGCCCGTTCCTCCGCAGGACTACGACCGCCTGGAGAAGGACCCCAATGTCAACCTGATCACCATGGCCGGTTCGCGCATCATCACCATGCAGCTGAACCAGAAGCGCCGTCCTGAACTGGCCAACAAAAAGGTCCGTCAGGCCATCGCCTACGCCGTGAACAACGAAGGTATCGTTGAGAAGATCATGAAGGGTAAGGCCATGGCCGCCGCCCAGCAGGCTCCCGAAGGCTACTTGGGCTACGTTGCCGAGTTGAAGCCCCGCTTCGACCTGGAAAAAGCCAAGCAGCTGATGAAGGAAGCCGGCTACGAAAACGGCTTCACCTGCACCATGATCGCTCCCAACAACCGTTACGTGAACGACGAAAAGATTGCCCAGGCCTTCGCCTCCATGGTCGCCAAGATCGGCATCAAGGTCGAACTGAAGACCATGCCCAAGGCTCAGTACTGGGATGAGTTCGATGCCCGCGCCGCTGACATCCAGATGATCGGCTGGCACCCTGACACCGAAGACTCCGCCAACTACACCGAGTACCTGCTGATGTGCTTCAACGCCGACACCGGCCTTGGCCAGTACAACAGCGGCAACTACTGCAACCCCGAAGTCGACAAGCTGATTGCCGACTCCAACGCCGAAACCGACGTTGCCAAGCGTACCGCCATGCTGCAGCAGGTTGAGCGCATCCTCTACGACGATGCCGCCTTCATTCCCCTGCATTGGCAGTACCTGTCCTGGGCCGTTTCTCCCCAGGTCAAGAACGCTGACGAAATCGTCAACGTCATGAACTTCCCGTACTTCGGGAACCTGAAGATGGACTAA
- a CDS encoding ABC transporter permease, with amino-acid sequence MFAFIVRRIAQALIVMLVISMIGFAIKKAVGDPVRDLVGISVSVEERNRIADDLGLNDPLLTQWVRFVKNAAHGDVGQSFFFKKPAMEVIIKKAPATLELVLVSSIMIILISIPVGIYAAVKPNTVLSRFLMGGSVVGVSIPVFLTAIMLIYIFAVQLGWLPSYGRGETVNVWGPWDSGLFTKDGLRHLILPGISLSSVMLPLFIRLVRAEMKEVLEAEYMKFARAKGLAPWRILLVHGFKNTLLPVITVGGVQLGTMIAFTVLTETVFQWQGMGFIFLEAVERADSSLLVAYLVFVGAIFVFVNTLVDIIYGMVNPTVRVAGRK; translated from the coding sequence ATGTTCGCTTTTATTGTCCGTCGCATCGCCCAGGCGTTGATCGTCATGCTGGTCATCAGCATGATCGGCTTTGCCATCAAGAAAGCCGTTGGTGACCCCGTCCGTGATCTGGTCGGCATCTCGGTCTCCGTTGAGGAACGCAACAGGATCGCCGACGATCTGGGCCTGAACGATCCCCTGCTCACCCAGTGGGTACGTTTTGTGAAGAATGCCGCCCACGGCGATGTGGGCCAATCCTTCTTCTTCAAGAAGCCCGCCATGGAAGTCATCATCAAGAAAGCACCGGCGACCCTTGAGCTGGTCCTTGTCTCCTCGATCATGATCATCCTCATTTCCATACCCGTTGGCATTTATGCCGCCGTCAAACCAAACACGGTCCTCTCACGTTTCCTCATGGGAGGCAGTGTGGTCGGTGTCTCCATCCCGGTCTTTTTGACGGCCATCATGCTGATCTATATTTTTGCGGTTCAACTCGGCTGGCTGCCCTCATACGGGCGGGGAGAGACCGTCAACGTCTGGGGCCCATGGGACTCCGGACTGTTCACCAAGGACGGCCTACGCCACCTGATCCTGCCCGGAATCTCCCTGTCATCGGTCATGCTCCCATTGTTCATCCGTCTGGTACGCGCCGAGATGAAGGAAGTTCTGGAAGCCGAATACATGAAGTTTGCCCGCGCCAAAGGCCTGGCCCCGTGGCGGATACTGCTGGTACACGGTTTCAAGAACACGCTGTTGCCGGTCATCACCGTAGGTGGTGTGCAGTTGGGAACCATGATTGCCTTCACCGTTCTCACCGAGACAGTCTTCCAATGGCAGGGCATGGGCTTCATCTTCCTGGAGGCCGTGGAACGCGCCGACTCGTCGCTGCTCGTGGCCTATCTCGTCTTCGTGGGCGCTATCTTCGTCTTCGTGAACACTCTGGTGGACATCATCTACGGCATGGTGAACCCCACCGTCCGCGTGGCAGGGAGGAAGTAG
- a CDS encoding ABC transporter ATP-binding protein, producing MRKGTLPAVNNVSFTLNRGERLGLVGESGAGKSVTGFAILNLISKPGFIDTGKVILEGQDISALKEDEMRKIRGNRISMIFQDPMMTLNPVLTIGTQMVETLQAHRNISKADAEKIALEKLHKVYIPSPEKRLKQYPHEFSGGMRQRIVIAIALLTDPSLIVADEPTTALDVTIQAEIMDLLLELCEKDNMGLILITHDLAVVSQVTQKIAVMYAGRIIEMGLTQEIVTNPLHPYTQGLIKALPQAGAKGARLEQIPGIMPSLYNMPSGCAFNPRCTKKCTICSEEMPALTSRESGSLVACHCV from the coding sequence ATGAGAAAAGGCACTCTCCCTGCGGTGAACAATGTCAGCTTCACCCTGAACCGCGGCGAACGCCTCGGCCTGGTGGGCGAATCCGGGGCTGGCAAATCCGTGACCGGCTTTGCCATCCTGAACCTGATCAGCAAGCCCGGATTCATCGACACCGGCAAGGTCATCCTCGAGGGCCAGGACATCTCAGCCCTGAAGGAAGATGAAATGCGCAAGATCCGCGGCAATCGGATCAGCATGATCTTCCAGGACCCCATGATGACCCTGAACCCGGTTCTGACCATCGGCACTCAGATGGTCGAGACCCTGCAGGCACACCGCAACATATCCAAGGCCGATGCCGAAAAAATCGCGCTGGAGAAGTTGCACAAGGTCTACATCCCCTCGCCGGAAAAACGCCTCAAGCAGTATCCACACGAGTTTTCCGGAGGTATGCGCCAGCGCATCGTCATCGCCATTGCGCTGCTGACCGATCCCAGCCTGATCGTCGCCGACGAGCCCACCACGGCTCTGGACGTGACCATCCAGGCCGAGATCATGGATCTGTTGCTGGAGCTGTGTGAGAAGGACAACATGGGACTGATCCTGATCACCCATGACTTGGCCGTTGTCTCGCAGGTGACCCAGAAGATCGCCGTCATGTACGCTGGCCGCATCATCGAGATGGGGCTGACCCAGGAGATCGTCACCAACCCCCTGCACCCCTACACACAGGGACTGATCAAGGCCCTGCCGCAAGCTGGCGCCAAGGGGGCTCGTCTGGAACAGATCCCCGGAATCATGCCCAGCCTGTACAACATGCCTTCCGGCTGCGCTTTCAACCCCCGCTGCACCAAGAAGTGCACCATCTGCTCCGAGGAGATGCCCGCGCTAACCTCTCGGGAAAGCGGCAGCCTCGTGGCTTGCCACTGCGTGTAG
- a CDS encoding STAS domain-containing protein — MKTSLVQSAGNVVLVSLSGRMDSAGVQAASDEFKGLVTSAGRNTVIDMSGVEFMASVGMRLFIEAQKNLDEKGAKLVLAAARPLVEEGLRIAGIDKMVTTTSDVPAAMALFD, encoded by the coding sequence GTGAAAACCAGTCTGGTTCAGAGCGCAGGGAATGTCGTTCTTGTCAGTTTGTCCGGTCGTATGGATTCGGCAGGGGTGCAGGCTGCATCTGATGAATTCAAGGGTCTAGTCACCTCTGCGGGCAGGAATACGGTGATTGATATGTCCGGGGTGGAATTCATGGCATCTGTGGGCATGCGTCTTTTCATCGAGGCTCAGAAGAATCTTGACGAAAAGGGAGCGAAGCTGGTTCTGGCCGCTGCCCGGCCCTTGGTGGAAGAGGGACTGCGTATCGCCGGTATCGACAAGATGGTGACAACGACTTCAGACGTGCCAGCGGCCATGGCCCTGTTTGATTAA
- a CDS encoding ATP-binding protein, whose amino-acid sequence MSEAALSLKMDRDWQTLADCVEQVRGFTSAYDLGERARYVLELVLEEILSNAVRHVPAGERRGVGVTVTVCGRGVSVMFEDRGVPFDPTFEAEQREGLSGDEHGGFGLHLVRNFVDAWEYSRQDGQNTLTVEIEGGS is encoded by the coding sequence ATGTCAGAAGCAGCCCTGTCGCTCAAGATGGATCGGGATTGGCAGACACTGGCAGACTGCGTCGAGCAGGTCAGGGGCTTTACGAGTGCCTATGACCTTGGTGAGCGGGCGAGATATGTACTGGAGTTGGTGCTGGAGGAAATCCTGTCCAACGCGGTGCGCCATGTGCCTGCGGGCGAGCGTCGAGGAGTGGGGGTGACGGTGACCGTTTGCGGACGGGGAGTCAGTGTGATGTTCGAGGACCGGGGTGTTCCCTTTGATCCGACGTTCGAGGCTGAGCAGCGGGAAGGCCTGAGCGGTGACGAGCACGGGGGGTTTGGCCTGCACCTGGTGCGTAATTTTGTGGATGCCTGGGAGTATTCGCGCCAGGATGGGCAGAATACGTTGACCGTCGAGATTGAGGGGGGAAGCTGA
- a CDS encoding EAL domain-containing protein, with amino-acid sequence MPRPVSPFKPTTQRHYLLLHGVGLLLLFLIFWTLNLWTDRRAVIRHEAIFNEQQSLQVQLAAQAMHSRMNEVFSALEIYTQYSFPELERGLRDVSSIQTLLDTTTVNIPTLLTLAYLDAPDSIVAQSGGKAAGGKATRLLLDWSEKYWSTFSDGRALPLVPPLHASRDIQAMGLFYPVLVDGKFRGILTGIVDLGTVIRTHIAPLRSGQHGAAFILGSTGQVLFDHEAQLIGRNVFDGLHASHPEVLEIDTRMLSEPSGTGSYSYILRQDGPPTRKLVAWRTAHFGDQSIIIALSAPDTEVNASMTAIRHERHIIGALLLLCLAGMSFLTYRKAVQPDIQASHRRLLDIVEFLPDPTFVIDHEGRVIAWNRAIAAMTGFKAKNMLGKGNFEYAVPFYGERRPGLIDLVGKDYTELIGRYHSVTRDGHAIYAETFVPNAYAGKGAHVWATASQLLDNNGNVVGGIESIRDITHRKVAEQQIRESEERYALAVQGANDGIWDWNLETSSIYLSPRCKQILGYSDEEFESIPGHWQSHVHHDDVEQINSAEEAVIEGREDSFAVEYRVRRRDGSYHWVLDRGTGVVDDDGQTTRILGAISDINTRKENETVSAIMLAMSSAVTTTRDLKTLYAAVHAILIEHIGAETFYIALVDTERDLIDFVYAKDQEHGIPWEPVAISSLKGKSLTLAVFNQAKPLIMNREQQLKFGVMGAPAEVWMGVPLIIKDKVIGVMAVNDYEDPNRYSEKDLRLLSSVSEQVALGIERNMNEEQLTHQALHDDLTSLPNRALFMERLGRAIRRSERRTDYRFAVVMMDLDRFKIINDSHGHLTGDEVLKETARRIAPVLRSVDTLARLGGDEFAILLEEFDKPQQVVHIVRRIQESVSASIMVGDHELRTTASVGIVIKTEDYASSEELLRDSDIAMYQAKQQGKGLFRVFNRTMHLAAMAAMALEHDLERALAAREFKLQYQPIFDAQTRALSGFEALIRWHHPERGPISPAEFIPVAEETGIIIPIGQWVLKQACATMAEWLTLPGSNEGLTISVNLSAKQASHTNLLAMVRRTLHQTNLPPHRLKLELTETAVMESPDASQMILERLKVLGVQLAIDDFGTGYSSLSHLSRLPMDSLKIDHSFIVDLLETEENKEIVKAIVVLAQALELEVVAEGVENEAQLEQVRQLGCNMVQGFHLGRPMDEVDARALLSQHS; translated from the coding sequence ATGCCACGCCCTGTCTCCCCCTTTAAACCGACCACACAACGCCACTATCTCCTGCTCCATGGCGTGGGGCTGCTACTGCTGTTCCTGATCTTCTGGACGCTCAATCTCTGGACCGACCGTCGGGCCGTCATCCGCCATGAGGCCATCTTCAACGAGCAGCAATCCCTTCAGGTACAGCTGGCCGCTCAGGCCATGCACTCGCGCATGAACGAGGTTTTTTCCGCGCTGGAAATCTACACCCAGTATTCTTTTCCCGAGCTTGAACGCGGGCTGCGAGACGTCTCCTCCATCCAGACCCTGCTGGACACCACCACTGTCAACATCCCAACCCTGCTTACCCTGGCCTATCTTGATGCCCCGGATTCCATTGTCGCCCAATCGGGCGGCAAGGCTGCAGGAGGAAAAGCGACCCGGCTCCTTCTCGACTGGTCCGAAAAGTATTGGTCCACCTTTTCAGATGGCCGCGCCCTGCCCCTTGTCCCTCCGCTTCATGCATCCCGGGATATCCAGGCCATGGGGCTTTTCTACCCCGTCCTGGTTGATGGCAAATTCAGAGGGATTCTCACCGGCATCGTCGATCTGGGCACCGTCATCAGAACACACATCGCCCCATTGCGCTCTGGCCAGCATGGAGCCGCCTTCATCCTTGGCAGCACAGGGCAGGTTCTGTTCGACCATGAGGCGCAACTCATCGGGCGAAACGTCTTTGACGGGCTCCACGCCAGTCACCCCGAAGTCCTGGAAATAGATACGCGCATGCTCTCCGAGCCTTCCGGAACCGGAAGTTATTCCTACATCCTGCGCCAAGATGGTCCACCCACCCGCAAGCTTGTCGCTTGGCGAACTGCCCACTTTGGCGACCAATCCATCATCATCGCCCTGTCCGCCCCGGACACCGAAGTCAATGCCTCCATGACTGCCATTCGCCATGAGCGTCATATCATCGGAGCCCTTTTGCTGCTGTGCCTTGCAGGCATGAGTTTCCTCACCTACCGCAAGGCAGTGCAGCCAGACATCCAGGCCAGCCACCGACGGCTTCTGGACATAGTCGAATTCCTGCCGGACCCGACGTTCGTCATTGACCATGAAGGTCGGGTTATTGCCTGGAACCGGGCCATTGCCGCCATGACCGGCTTCAAGGCCAAAAACATGCTTGGTAAAGGCAATTTTGAATACGCGGTCCCTTTTTACGGAGAACGGCGCCCCGGCCTGATTGACCTGGTGGGTAAAGACTACACCGAGCTGATCGGCCGGTATCATTCCGTCACACGTGACGGCCACGCCATTTACGCCGAGACATTCGTCCCCAACGCGTATGCAGGCAAAGGCGCTCACGTCTGGGCCACGGCTTCCCAACTTCTGGACAATAACGGCAATGTCGTGGGTGGTATCGAGTCCATCCGCGATATTACGCACCGCAAGGTTGCAGAGCAGCAAATCCGCGAAAGCGAGGAGCGCTACGCTCTGGCCGTGCAGGGGGCCAACGACGGCATCTGGGACTGGAATCTGGAAACGAGCAGCATCTATCTGTCCCCGCGCTGCAAGCAGATTCTCGGGTATAGTGACGAGGAATTCGAGAGCATTCCCGGTCACTGGCAATCCCACGTGCATCACGACGACGTGGAACAAATCAACAGTGCCGAGGAAGCCGTCATCGAAGGTCGCGAGGACTCCTTTGCCGTGGAATATCGTGTCCGCCGCAGGGATGGCAGTTATCACTGGGTCCTGGACAGAGGTACCGGCGTCGTGGATGACGACGGTCAAACCACGCGAATTCTGGGTGCCATCTCAGACATCAACACCCGCAAGGAAAACGAAACCGTCTCCGCCATCATGTTGGCCATGTCCAGTGCGGTCACCACCACACGAGATCTGAAAACACTCTATGCCGCGGTGCACGCCATTCTCATTGAACACATCGGAGCCGAAACCTTTTATATTGCCCTTGTGGACACGGAACGCGACCTGATCGACTTCGTTTACGCCAAGGACCAGGAACACGGCATCCCCTGGGAGCCCGTCGCCATCAGTTCCCTGAAGGGGAAAAGCCTGACCCTGGCGGTTTTCAACCAGGCCAAACCCCTGATCATGAACCGTGAGCAGCAGTTGAAATTCGGCGTCATGGGAGCCCCCGCAGAAGTCTGGATGGGCGTCCCTCTGATCATCAAGGACAAGGTCATCGGCGTGATGGCGGTCAATGATTATGAGGACCCCAACCGCTACAGCGAAAAAGATCTGCGCCTGTTGTCTTCAGTCTCCGAACAGGTGGCTCTGGGCATCGAACGCAATATGAATGAGGAGCAGCTCACTCACCAGGCCCTACATGACGACCTGACGAGCCTGCCCAACAGAGCCCTGTTCATGGAGCGCCTGGGACGAGCCATTCGGCGCTCCGAACGCCGCACGGACTACCGCTTTGCCGTGGTCATGATGGATCTGGATCGATTCAAGATCATCAACGACAGCCACGGGCACCTGACCGGTGACGAGGTCCTCAAGGAAACGGCCCGACGCATCGCCCCCGTACTGCGTTCAGTGGACACCCTGGCTCGTCTGGGAGGCGATGAATTCGCCATTCTACTGGAGGAATTCGACAAACCACAGCAGGTCGTTCACATCGTGCGCCGCATTCAGGAGTCTGTCTCCGCCTCCATCATGGTGGGAGATCACGAGCTACGCACCACAGCCAGTGTCGGCATCGTCATCAAAACCGAGGACTACGCCAGCTCCGAAGAACTGCTGCGGGACTCGGATATCGCCATGTACCAGGCCAAGCAGCAGGGCAAGGGGTTGTTCCGGGTCTTCAACCGCACCATGCACCTTGCCGCCATGGCGGCCATGGCCCTGGAACACGACCTCGAGCGGGCACTGGCTGCCAGAGAATTCAAACTCCAGTATCAACCGATTTTCGACGCCCAAACCAGAGCCCTGAGCGGATTCGAGGCCTTGATCCGTTGGCATCACCCCGAACGCGGTCCGATATCCCCTGCGGAATTCATCCCCGTAGCCGAAGAGACAGGCATCATCATCCCCATCGGGCAATGGGTCCTCAAACAGGCCTGCGCCACCATGGCCGAATGGCTCACGCTCCCCGGCTCCAACGAGGGGTTGACCATCTCGGTCAACCTGTCCGCCAAACAGGCCTCGCACACCAACCTGCTGGCCATGGTGCGCCGGACATTGCACCAGACGAATCTTCCACCTCATCGCCTGAAGCTGGAACTCACGGAAACCGCTGTCATGGAATCGCCGGACGCTTCGCAGATGATTCTGGAGCGATTGAAAGTTCTGGGGGTGCAGCTGGCCATTGATGACTTTGGCACCGGCTACTCTTCCCTGTCGCATCTGTCGCGACTGCCCATGGATTCCCTGAAGATCGACCATTCATTCATTGTGGATCTGCTCGAGACCGAGGAAAACAAGGAAATCGTCAAGGCCATCGTGGTCCTGGCCCAGGCGCTGGAGCTTGAAGTCGTCGCAGAAGGGGTGGAAAATGAAGCTCAACTGGAACAGGTCAGGCAATTAGGCTGCAACATGGTGCAGGGATTCCACCTGGGCCGGCCCATGGACGAGGTCGACGCCCGGGCTCTGCTGTCTCAGCACTCGTAA
- a CDS encoding ABC transporter ATP-binding protein, translating to MKVEPQTPKCLLEIDNLVKHFDISGGFLEQLRLQGGRVTRKQTVVKAVNDVTLGILPGETLAVVGESGCGKSTLARTVMGLYPPTSGAVHYEGHRIDQLSPKAMMPYRTKMQMVFQDPYASLNPRMTVRQILEEPLRFHVPGISNGDVHDKVAEVMTQVGVRPGWADNYPHEFSGGQRQRISIARALMVDPQFIAADEPIAALDVSIQAQILNLLMDAQDQRGLTYLFISHDLSVVEHIATRVAVMYLGTLCELTTKKELFSSPMHPYTQALLSAIPQLGVTKQGSHVKLSGDVPTPINLPPGCVFHGRCPHAQDRCRHEIPKLIEPETGRFVACHGVEEGRL from the coding sequence ATGAAAGTTGAACCCCAAACACCCAAATGCCTGCTTGAGATTGATAATCTCGTTAAGCATTTTGATATTTCCGGCGGATTTCTGGAGCAGTTACGCCTCCAGGGCGGACGCGTGACCCGTAAACAGACCGTGGTCAAAGCCGTCAACGATGTCACCCTCGGCATCCTGCCCGGCGAGACCCTGGCTGTGGTCGGTGAATCCGGTTGTGGCAAGTCGACCCTTGCCCGTACCGTGATGGGGCTGTACCCCCCCACTTCCGGAGCAGTGCACTACGAAGGGCATCGCATCGATCAGTTGTCGCCCAAGGCCATGATGCCCTACCGCACCAAGATGCAGATGGTCTTTCAGGACCCCTATGCCTCCCTGAACCCGCGCATGACCGTGCGCCAGATTCTGGAGGAGCCCCTGCGCTTCCATGTCCCCGGCATCTCCAACGGGGATGTGCACGACAAGGTCGCTGAAGTCATGACCCAAGTGGGTGTTCGTCCCGGCTGGGCAGACAACTATCCCCACGAATTTTCCGGCGGTCAACGCCAGCGCATCAGCATCGCCCGCGCGTTGATGGTGGACCCGCAGTTCATTGCCGCGGACGAGCCCATTGCCGCTCTGGACGTTTCCATCCAGGCCCAGATCCTGAACCTGCTCATGGACGCCCAGGACCAGCGCGGCCTGACCTACCTGTTCATCAGCCATGACCTGTCGGTGGTGGAGCACATCGCCACCCGTGTGGCGGTCATGTATCTGGGCACCCTGTGCGAGTTGACAACCAAGAAGGAACTCTTCAGTTCTCCGATGCACCCCTATACACAGGCTCTGCTGTCGGCCATCCCGCAGTTGGGTGTCACCAAGCAGGGCAGCCACGTCAAACTTTCCGGGGATGTACCCACGCCCATCAACCTGCCTCCGGGCTGCGTCTTCCACGGCCGTTGCCCACATGCCCAGGATCGCTGCCGGCACGAAATTCCCAAGTTGATTGAGCCCGAGACCGGTCGTTTTGTGGCCTGTCACGGAGTGGAGGAAGGCCGTCTGTAG
- a CDS encoding GIY-YIG nuclease family protein — protein sequence MAASDHPWTVYLLRCADDTLYCGITTDIERRLREHNAGTGAKYTRSRTPVVLAASARFEDRSVASRIEYAVKQRPASDKIDFLVKKEQEQGLPLQTTNEQ from the coding sequence ATGGCCGCTTCTGATCATCCCTGGACCGTGTATCTGCTCCGCTGTGCGGACGACACACTGTACTGCGGCATAACCACGGACATCGAACGCAGACTCCGTGAGCACAACGCGGGAACAGGCGCCAAATACACCCGTTCCCGCACACCGGTTGTCCTGGCTGCCAGCGCCCGGTTTGAAGATCGGAGCGTGGCCAGCCGCATCGAGTACGCGGTCAAGCAACGCCCCGCATCCGACAAAATTGATTTCCTGGTCAAAAAGGAGCAGGAGCAAGGACTTCCGCTTCAGACAACAAACGAACAATGA
- a CDS encoding ABC transporter permease, translating into MGRLRQFKDSFFIYSFLRDPVAIGSFIVLVFFLIAGFSAPLTAPTNPYDAAQIDVMDAEMAPMWSPGGDAKFPLGTDAQGRDMLSTILYGTRVSVLIGLGAVALQAFLGISIGLISGYSGGRLDSLLMRVADVQLSFSTYMVAIFLGAIFQTAFGVGKYEEIAVPFLIIVIGLAEWPQYARTVRASVLAEKKKEYVEAARVIGLPAWRIMWRHILPNTMTPVLVISTVQVANAIMSEAALSFIGLGMPVTQPSLGSLIKSGFEYIFSGSWWITLFPGIVLVGLILAINLLGDWMRDFLNPKLYKN; encoded by the coding sequence ATGGGCAGACTCAGACAATTCAAGGATTCATTCTTCATTTACAGTTTCCTGCGCGACCCGGTCGCCATTGGCAGCTTCATCGTGCTGGTCTTTTTCCTGATCGCCGGTTTTTCTGCGCCACTGACGGCACCGACCAATCCCTATGACGCTGCACAAATCGATGTCATGGACGCCGAAATGGCCCCCATGTGGAGCCCCGGCGGCGACGCCAAATTCCCCTTGGGCACCGATGCCCAGGGCCGTGACATGCTGTCCACCATCCTCTACGGAACCCGCGTCTCGGTACTCATTGGTCTGGGAGCCGTCGCCTTGCAGGCCTTTTTGGGCATCAGCATCGGTCTGATCTCCGGCTATTCCGGAGGACGGCTGGATTCACTGCTGATGCGAGTGGCCGATGTCCAGCTCTCATTCTCGACATACATGGTCGCGATCTTTCTGGGAGCCATCTTCCAAACGGCCTTCGGAGTGGGCAAATACGAGGAAATAGCAGTCCCATTCCTGATCATCGTCATCGGACTAGCCGAATGGCCACAGTACGCACGAACCGTGCGCGCCTCGGTCCTGGCTGAAAAGAAGAAGGAATACGTTGAAGCCGCCCGGGTCATCGGGTTGCCCGCCTGGCGCATCATGTGGCGCCATATCCTGCCCAACACCATGACGCCGGTTCTGGTCATCTCCACCGTACAGGTGGCCAATGCCATCATGAGCGAAGCCGCCCTGTCCTTCATCGGACTGGGCATGCCAGTGACCCAACCGTCCCTCGGCTCGCTCATCAAGTCCGGCTTCGAATACATTTTCAGCGGCTCGTGGTGGATCACCCTGTTCCCCGGTATCGTGCTGGTCGGCCTGATTCTGGCCATCAACCTGCTCGGCGACTGGATGCGGGACTTCTTGAACCCCAAACTCTACAAGAACTAG